The proteins below are encoded in one region of Oncorhynchus masou masou isolate Uvic2021 chromosome 15, UVic_Omas_1.1, whole genome shotgun sequence:
- the LOC135556447 gene encoding ankyrin repeat domain-containing protein 29-like isoform X2: MVASYNGHSDCARELIMQGADINLQRETGSTALFFASQQGHSEVVKLLFEFGASTEFQTKDGGTALSAACQYGHSKVVDTLLKNGANVHDQLHDGATPLFLASQEGHVTVIRQLLSSGAKVNHPREDGTAPLWMAAQMGHSEVVKVLLLRGADRDADRKDGSTALFKAAFKGHNSVIEELLKFSPSMGLLKNGSTVLHAAVMGGNHKSVNLLLGANADPTLPNKNNELPADLTKSDRILSALRPQLLNGSS; this comes from the exons ATGGTGGCGTCCTACAATGGCCACAGTGACTGTGCCAGGGAGCTGATCATGCAGGGAGCTGACATTAACCTGCAGAGAGAG ACAGGCTCCACTGCCCTCTTCTTCGCTTCCCAGCAGGGACACAGTGAAGTAGTAAAGCTCCTCTTTGAATTTGGTGCCTCAACTGAATTCCAGACAAAG GACGGTGGCACAGCCCTCTCTGCAGCCTGTCAGTATGGCCACTCTAAGGTGGTAGACACTCTTTTGAAGAATGGAGCCAATGTTCATGACCAGCTGCAT GATGGTGCCACCCCACTCTTCCTTGCTTCCCAGGAGGGTCATGTGACTGTCATACGTCAACTGCTGTCATCTGGAGCCAAAGTTAACCACCCTAGGGAG GATGGCACAGCCCCCCTGTGGATGGCAGCCCAGATGGGACACAGTGAAGTAGTGAAGGTTTTACTTCTGCGTGGTGCAGATCGGGATGCTGACAGAAAA GACGGGTCAACTGCATTATTCAAGGCAGCTTTCAAAGGACACAACAGTGTCATTGAGGAGCTCCTCAAGTTTTCCCCTTCAATGGGCCTTCTCAAG AATGGTTCCACAGTCCTCCACGCTGCTGTCATGGGTGGCAATCATAAAAGTGTAAACCTTCTGCTCGGGGCCAATGCAGACCCCACACTACCCAACAAG AACAATGAACTGCCAGCAGATCTTACAAAGAGTGATCGCATCCTGAGTGCTCTGCGACCACAACTCTTAAATGGAAGTAGTTGA
- the LOC135556444 gene encoding vacuolar protein sorting-associated protein 4B-like codes for MANNNLQKAIDLASKAAEEDKAKNYEEALRLYQHSIQYFLHVVKYEAQGDKAKQSIRAKCAEYLDRAEKLKEYLKKKDKAPPAKPVKESGSDDKGNDSDEGEGDPEKKKFKNQLSGAIVMEKPNIKWNDVAGLEGAKEALKEAVILPIKFPHLFTGKRTPWRGILLFGPPGTGKSYLAKAVATEANNSTFFSISSSDLVSKWLGESEKLVKNLFSLARENRPSIIFIDEIDSLCGSRSENESEAARRIKTEFLVQMQGVGNDNEGVLVLGATNIPWTLDSAIRRRFEKRIYIPLPEGQARSFMFKLHLGSTPNELTESDYVTLGKKTEGYSGADISVIVRDALMQPVRKVQSATHFKRVQGSSWNHPNLVVDDLLTPCSPGDPDAIEMTWMDVNGEKLMEPIVCMADMLRSLHNTKPTVNEQDLDKLKKFTEDFGQEG; via the exons ATGGCTAATAACAATTTACAG AAAGCAATAGATCTTGCAAGCAAGGCTGCAGAAGAGGATAAGGCTAAAAACTACGAGGAAGCTCTCCGGTTGTACCAGCATTCCATTCAATACTTCCTTCATGTTGTTAAAT ATGAGGCCCAGGGAGACAAGGCCAAGCAGAGCATCAGGGCAAAGTGTGCAGAGTACCTGGATCGAGCAGAGAAGCTGAAGGAATACTTAAAGAAGAAGGATAAGGCCCCTCCAGCCAAGCCTGTCAAGGAGTCTGGCTCTGATGACAAAGG GAATGACAGTGATGAAGGTGAAGGTGACCCAGAGAAAAAGAAGTTTAAAAATCAACTCTCAG GGGCCATCGTCATGGAAAAGCCAAACATCAAGTGGAATGATGTAGCTGGGCTTGAGGGTGCAAAGGAGGCCCTTAAAGAAGCTGTCATCTTGCCCATCAAATTCCCTCACCTCTTCACCG GAAAGCGAACTCCATGGAGAGGGATCCTGCTGTTTGGCCCTCCTGGTACAGGGAAGTCTTATCTGGCCAAGGCTGTGGCCACAGAAGCCAACAACTCTACCTTcttctctatctcctcctctgaccTGGTGTCCAAGTGGCTGGGGGAGAGTGAAAA GTTGGTGAAGAACCTGTTCAGCCTGGCCAGGGAGAACAGGCCCTCCATCATCTTCATTGACGAGATAGACTCTCTGTGTGGCTCCAGGAGTGAGAACGAGAGTGAAGCAGCCCGCCGCATCAAGACTGAGTTCCTGGTCCAGATGCAGG GTGTTGGAAATGACAATGAGGGAGTCCTGGTTCTAGGAGCCACAAACATCCCCTGGACACTGGACTCTGCTATTAGGAGAAG GTTTGAGAAGCGGATCTATATCCCTCTGCCTGAGGGGCAAGCCCGCTCCTTCATGTTCAAGCTGCATCTGGGCTCCACCCCCAATGAGCTCACTGAATCAGACTATGTGACCCTGGGTAAGAAGACGGAAGGCTACTCTGGAGCAGACATCAGCGTCATCGTAAGGGACGCCCTCATGCAGCCAGTCAGGAAGGTGCAGTCGGCCACTCACTTCAAACGG GTCCAAGGGTCATCATGGAACCATCCCAACCTCGTGGTAGACGATCTCCTGACCCCATGCTCACCAGGAGATCCAGACGCCATAGAGATGACCTGGATGGATGTTAATGGGGAGAAACTCATGGAGCCCATTGTTTGCATG GCTGATATGCTGAGGTCACTGCACAACACCAAGCCAACTGTGAACGAGCAGGACTTGGACAAACTCAAGAAGTTCACAGAGGACTTTGGTCAGGAAGGCTAA
- the LOC135556447 gene encoding ankyrin repeat domain-containing protein 29-like isoform X1: MSFKKETPLANAVFWAARKGNLALLQLLLNSGRVDADCRDSFRTTALMVASYNGHSDCARELIMQGADINLQRETGSTALFFASQQGHSEVVKLLFEFGASTEFQTKDGGTALSAACQYGHSKVVDTLLKNGANVHDQLHDGATPLFLASQEGHVTVIRQLLSSGAKVNHPREDGTAPLWMAAQMGHSEVVKVLLLRGADRDADRKDGSTALFKAAFKGHNSVIEELLKFSPSMGLLKNGSTVLHAAVMGGNHKSVNLLLGANADPTLPNKNNELPADLTKSDRILSALRPQLLNGSS; encoded by the exons ATGTCGTTCAAG AAGGAGACGCCCCTGGCTAATGCTGTGTTTTGGGCAGCTCGAAAGGGGAACTTGGCCCTGCTTCAGTTACTGCTCAACAGTGGCCGTGTGGATGCCGACTGCAGAGACAGT TTTCGCACCACAGCCCTGATGGTGGCGTCCTACAATGGCCACAGTGACTGTGCCAGGGAGCTGATCATGCAGGGAGCTGACATTAACCTGCAGAGAGAG ACAGGCTCCACTGCCCTCTTCTTCGCTTCCCAGCAGGGACACAGTGAAGTAGTAAAGCTCCTCTTTGAATTTGGTGCCTCAACTGAATTCCAGACAAAG GACGGTGGCACAGCCCTCTCTGCAGCCTGTCAGTATGGCCACTCTAAGGTGGTAGACACTCTTTTGAAGAATGGAGCCAATGTTCATGACCAGCTGCAT GATGGTGCCACCCCACTCTTCCTTGCTTCCCAGGAGGGTCATGTGACTGTCATACGTCAACTGCTGTCATCTGGAGCCAAAGTTAACCACCCTAGGGAG GATGGCACAGCCCCCCTGTGGATGGCAGCCCAGATGGGACACAGTGAAGTAGTGAAGGTTTTACTTCTGCGTGGTGCAGATCGGGATGCTGACAGAAAA GACGGGTCAACTGCATTATTCAAGGCAGCTTTCAAAGGACACAACAGTGTCATTGAGGAGCTCCTCAAGTTTTCCCCTTCAATGGGCCTTCTCAAG AATGGTTCCACAGTCCTCCACGCTGCTGTCATGGGTGGCAATCATAAAAGTGTAAACCTTCTGCTCGGGGCCAATGCAGACCCCACACTACCCAACAAG AACAATGAACTGCCAGCAGATCTTACAAAGAGTGATCGCATCCTGAGTGCTCTGCGACCACAACTCTTAAATGGAAGTAGTTGA
- the cts12 gene encoding procathepsin L: MKTRQPNFPSVQWASLMGRAVLLSLLLSDPLHVASDSDEEVQEPSEWQTWKRSNGVSYDEKRDDIERKAIWDDNMRVIDENNNSFLRGTKMFTMAMNKYGDLTRHEYKRLQGAMINSKIKKRGKNASARKLRASAQKLGSVTIDYRAMGYVTEVKDQGYCGSCWAFSTTGAIEGQMFKRTGQLVSLSEQNLVDCSKPYGTYGCSGAWMANAYNYVVQNGLQSTDTYPYTSVDTQPCFYDSIQSVASITDYRFIPSGDEQALADAVATIGPITIAVDADHPSFMFYSSGIYEEPSCNPNNLSHAVLLVGYGSEGGQDYWIIKNSWGTAWGEGGYMRMIRNGSNACGIASYALYPIL, encoded by the exons ATGAAGACAAGACAGCCCAACTTTCCATCAG TCCAATGGGCCAGCCTCATGGGGAGAgctgtgctgctctctctcctcctgtctgatCCTCTCCACGTGGCGTCAGACTCAGACGAGGAGGTGCAAGAGCCATCAGAGTGGCAAACATGGAAGAGGAGCAACGGTGTTTCCTACGACGAGAAG CGGGATGACATTGAGAGGAAGGCCATATGGGACGACAACATGAGAGTGATTGATGAGAATAATAACAGTTTTCTCAGAGGGACAAAGATGTTCACCATGGCCATGAATAAATATGGGGACCTG ACAAGGCACGAATACAAGCGTTTGCAAGGTGCCATGATAAATAGCAAAATAAAGAAAAGAGGCAAGAATGCATCAGCTCGAAAGCTCCGTGCCAGTGCTCAGAAGTTAGGGTCTGTTACCATTGACTACAGAGCCATGGGCTATGTCACTGAGGTCAAAGACCAG GGCTATTGTGGCTCCTGCTGGGCCTTTAGCACTACGGGTGCCATCGAGGGACAAATGTTCAAGAGGACAGGTCAACTGGTGTCCTTGAGTGAGCAGAACCTTGTGGACTGCTCCAAGCCCTACGGCACATATGGCTGCAGTGGGGCCTGGATGGCTAATGCTTATAATTATGTGGTTCAGAATGGGCTTCAGTCCACAGACACCTACCCCTACACATCAGTG GACACCCAACCCTGTTTCTACGACAGCATTCAGTCAGTTGCCAGCATCACTGATTACAGGTTCATACCCTCTGGAGATGAGCAGGCCCTGGCTGACGCTGTGGCAACCATTGGCCCAATCACCATCGCTGTGGATGCAGATCACCCAAGCTTCATGTTCTACAGTTCAG GAATATATGAGGAGCCAAGCTGTAACCCCAACAACCTCAGTCATGCGGTGCTGCTGGTTGGCTATGGCTCTGAAGGGGGGCAAGACTATTGGATAATCAAAAACAG CTGGGGTACTGCATGGGGAGAGGGTGGCTACATGCGAATGATCCGGAATGGCAGTAACGCTTGTGGCATTGCAAGCTACGCTCTGTATCCTATTTTATGA